The sequence below is a genomic window from Myxococcales bacterium.
CGATGTCATCGCAAGCATGGGCCTGCTGAAGCTTCCGAAGAAGAGGACGAAGAGCATTCCCACAAGTACAATGGCAAGAAGTGTGGCACGCGTCGTATCGCGGTCGGATGTTTGCATCTCGTCGGCTGAAAGCACCGGCCTTCCAGTAAGCCCAGCACTGATGTCGGCAAAATCCGACTCGCTCTTCGTCTGTTTTATCGCGGCACGAATATCGGCCAGCGGCTTTTCTATCACTGACATCGTCGTAAAATCTTTGTCAGGCATGATCATGATGAGATACAGATCGCCATTTCTGTAATAGCCGTCGGAATCGAAGGTCTCATCCCCTCCGAAAAAAACCGATTCGAGCCCTGCTCCAGAAGTTTTACCGCCGGCAAGCGCAGCGGAAATATTATCCAGCATGCTGTCGATAAAAGTGAAGCCCTGTGAGAGTTTTCCCTCGTCATCTTTTGAAACAGGTTCTCTTACTTTCGAGGTGAGGGCGCTTATGAGTTCAGCAAAACTATGCCAGCTGGCTATATTTTTTGCGGAAAAGGCCCCCTCCGTGAGCATCCCCTTGAGAGTCGTAAGCTGGTCGGTAGTCAGATACAGGAGAAAATTCTTTTCGAGCACAGGGTTTTCTATCTTCCATATCACCTGGCTGAGTCCATCGATCCCATGAAGCCGCCCCGCAAGCGAGGAAATGAAACGCTTTGCCCTTTCAGGATTTCCCTCCGATTCGACCACCACATAGAGATATTCCTCGTCCCCGAACTCATCAAGAAAATCGAGATAGCGCCTGCTGTAATCGAGGTCGCGAGAGACGAGATCATCCTGGTTGGCGTTCAGCTTCAGGGTCAATGACGCATATACTGCGGAAAAAACCGTCAAAAGGAGCGCGGCTACGACTATCTTCCATGGATGCGCCGACACAAATCCGGCAATCGATTTAAAACATCTGGTTTTCATTGAAGCCTCCGGAAGAAACTATCTACGGGGAGAAGATATATGAAGAACGGAATCAGAAGATCTCTCCGCGTTTTCGGAAATAACCGCACTGACTATGGCATCGGCGTAGAGGTCGTGCATTCTATGCAACTCAGGAATGGCCCCCTGCTCAACGAAGATATCGTCATATCCAAATCTAAGGACCGATATTTCTTCGAACCCTCTGTCGCTTAGAAGTTCGAGCACCGCCGATCCAAAGCCGCCCGCCTTCATACCATCCTCTATGGTGATAAAACGGCGGCATCTCTTGGCCATCCTTAGAATGCAGGACTCATCCAGCGGCTTGACAAATCTCGCATCAACCACGGCAGCATCTATACCCCGAAGCTTGAGCGATGACGCGGCGTCCACCGCTACCTTGAGCATATTCCCAGCTGAAAAAATAACACAGTCCGGTTTTTCCGGATCCCCTATCGTCACCGATTTTCCAAATGGAATAGGCTCTGGACTGGCGGAAACAGCAACGCCGGTCCCTTTCCCTCTGGGATATCTTATCGCCACAGGCCCTTTATACGTCATGGCCGAAAACAGCATCCTCGAAAGCTCCTCCTCATCGGATGGCGCCATGATAGTCATATTCGGAATAGATCTCAAAAAACTTAGATCGAAAACTCCATGATGCGTAGGGCCGTCATCACCTACGACTCCCGCTCTGTCGATCGCGAAGATGACAGGCAAATTCTGGAGAGCGACATCGTGTATCACTTGGTCGAATGAGCGTTGCAGAAAACTGGAATAAACAGCAAAGACCGGGCGAAAACCACGTGTCGCAAGACCTGCTGCGAATACCGTGGCATGCTGCTCAGCTATTCCAACATCGTAATATCTACCTGGAAATCTATCGCGCACCTTGTCAAGTCCGGTACCGCTGGGCATAGCGGCGGTTATAGCGATCACGCGGCTATCCTGTTGCATCAACCTGCAGAGCGAATCGCTAAACGCGGCGGTATATGTAGGACGAGGATCATTGGGATCGGAAAGCGGATCGCCTGTGTTTATGTCAAATTTGGATATCCCATGATATTTCGAAGGGTCTTTTTCGGCCGGGGCGTACCCCTTCCCCTTCTTCGTTATAACATGAAGCAGAACGGGCTGCGACTTATCGGGGCTCTTGTCGATATCATCGGATATATTTTTCAGTGTTTCTACAAGCGATTTGTAGTCGTGGCCATCTATCGGACCGATGTATCTGAAACCGAAGGCCTCGAACAGACTCCCTGCCAGAAAAAAATCCTTCACTACGAGCGCCGCCCTTCTGGTCAAATCCACAAGATTGAGCTCTTTGGTCGAAACTATGTTGAGCAGGGTCTTCACATCGCGCTTGATACGGTTGTAGGTCGGATTGGTGAGGCCGCGATTCATGAATCGGGCTATGGCGCCGACGTTCTTGTCGATCGACATCTGATTGTCGTTTAGCACCACTATCAGGTTTTTGTTCTGAATGTGTCCTGCGTTATTCATCCCTTCGAATGCAAGACCTCCAGTCAACGAACCATCCCCTATCACGGCGATGGTCTTGCTCTTATCGCCGGAAAGGCGTTTTGCCTCGGCGATTCCCAGCGCTGCGGAAATGGAGGTCGAGCTGTGCCCTGTGCCAAACGGATCATGCTCGCTCTCCTCGCGCTTCGGAAAACCTGAAAGGCCGCCGCGCATCCTTATCGTGTGAAAGCGATCGCCGCGGCCTGTAAGTATCTTGTGGGCATAGGCCTGATGTCCGACATCCCATATGATGGAATCTTCGGGGCTTTTAAAAACCTCGTGCAGTGCTGTAGAGAGTTCAACAACACCGAGGCTCGGCGCAAGATGCCCGCCGTTTTTAGATGAGATCTCTATGATCCGATTTCTTAAATTTTCCAGATCTTCATTTGTATATGCCATGTTTATATCCTCAAGTGAAGCTAGGCCGAAAATACCGACCATGAACAATTGACCATCGACCGACATCTCTAGCTTCTGTTTTTCCGCCAGTCACCAGTTACGGTTGTTACGGGATCCCCGATTAAAGCACTCGGGGATGACGACCATACTGTCATTCCCGCATGATTTAAGCCGCCGCTACCGCGGGGTTCCGACCGTTCACCAGTTACGAGTCACCAGTCACGGCTTTTACACCCCGCCCATCTTTTTCAAATATCCGTACCTTTTATCCACCGCGGTGATAACCATCTTAACGAAGGACTCGATCTCGGCCTTGATATAATCATCGAAATCCTGCCTTATGTAATACTCGAACCGAGTCCCGGAATTCACCAATTTTTCCGACTTGATCTGCAAGGATGGGACCGAGAACTCCCCTATTTTGCGCTCACTGTTGCCATTGCCAAACCAGCTTATCGCCGGAAGCGAAAATTCCACAGCCATCCCCGACATCATCGACCAGAGGTCGTCCTTCGATTCAGCATGGCGAACCTTTATCAGAAGAAAATTTTTATACGCATGAAGCGCCTTAAACCTCGAACGATTCTGCAGATATCTGTTCAACAAGACGGGCTTGAAATAACCCGTGTATATGAAGAATGCGGTAAGCCCCGCCAGAATAAGAAGTAAAAGTAAAAGCCCTGGTATAAAGAGGTGAAAGATGAAGAGAAGCGCTGCAATCAGCATGATCCCAGTGAAAAACATTATGATTTTCACGCATCCATCATGCCCAAATCCATTACGCATCAGGAAATGATGCAGGTGCGCATTGTCCGCGCTCATCATCGGTTTGCCCTTTATC
It includes:
- a CDS encoding 1-deoxy-D-xylulose-5-phosphate synthase, which translates into the protein MVGIFGLASLEDINMAYTNEDLENLRNRIIEISSKNGGHLAPSLGVVELSTALHEVFKSPEDSIIWDVGHQAYAHKILTGRGDRFHTIRMRGGLSGFPKREESEHDPFGTGHSSTSISAALGIAEAKRLSGDKSKTIAVIGDGSLTGGLAFEGMNNAGHIQNKNLIVVLNDNQMSIDKNVGAIARFMNRGLTNPTYNRIKRDVKTLLNIVSTKELNLVDLTRRAALVVKDFFLAGSLFEAFGFRYIGPIDGHDYKSLVETLKNISDDIDKSPDKSQPVLLHVITKKGKGYAPAEKDPSKYHGISKFDINTGDPLSDPNDPRPTYTAAFSDSLCRLMQQDSRVIAITAAMPSGTGLDKVRDRFPGRYYDVGIAEQHATVFAAGLATRGFRPVFAVYSSFLQRSFDQVIHDVALQNLPVIFAIDRAGVVGDDGPTHHGVFDLSFLRSIPNMTIMAPSDEEELSRMLFSAMTYKGPVAIRYPRGKGTGVAVSASPEPIPFGKSVTIGDPEKPDCVIFSAGNMLKVAVDAASSLKLRGIDAAVVDARFVKPLDESCILRMAKRCRRFITIEDGMKAGGFGSAVLELLSDRGFEEISVLRFGYDDIFVEQGAIPELHRMHDLYADAIVSAVISENAERSSDSVLHISSPRR